One Candidatus Nitronauta litoralis genomic window, CGATGTGTTGACCGACCAGAACCTGCTCGAAGTTTATCCAGCTCTGGGCGAAAAAGCCAAAACCGAAGTCAGAGGAAAAAGCGCCAAACTACAGGATGCCCTGGATGACTTGATCTCGGTGGAAGAAAAAAAACTGATCCATGAAGCATTGGTCCAGGAAAAATGGAAGCGACAGGAAACGGCAGACCGGCTGGGTATCAGTCGAAAAAGCCTGCATAATAAAATGAAAAAATACGGTCTCATGAACTGACTCAGACCGTATCTGGTCAAACCGGATAAGTTGATTTGGTAATCGTGAATTTAACTGGACTCAATTTTTCAAAACCTGTGAACTTGTAATAGAGAACGAACACGACTATGGCAAATTTTCAATACAAAGCACGGGACAAGATGGGAAGCCTGATTTCAGGTGAAATGGAGGCCTTGAGCCGGGAAATGGTCGGGCAGGAACTGGGACGACAAGGCCAGTTTCCCGTTTCCATCCAGGAAATCAAATCCCGACAAGGGGAAAGCAAAGGATTCAATATCAATGTTGATGAATTCTTTTCCAGAATCAAGATTGATGACATGGTCCTGTTCAGCCGTCAAATGGCCACCCTGTTCCGGGCCGGAATCCCCCTCATGGGAATACTCAGCGCGTTGAGTGAGCAAATTGAAAATCCAAAGTTCAAAAGGGTGCTTGAAGAAATGCACCGTGGAATTCAGGATGGTCTGGCGCTCTCTGAAGTGATGTCTCGCCATCCCACTGTGTTCTCGGAACTTTACGTCAGCATGATCCGCGCCGGTGAAGAAGGCGGAATCATGGATGAAATTTTGCAGCGCGTAGCCGATTTGCTGGAAAAACAGTCTCAGAATGAGGCCAAGGTAAGGTCTGCACTTCGCTACCCCAAATTCGTCCTGATGGCGATGGCCGCCGCTTTGGTTGTCCTGATGATTTACGTCGTACCTGTTTTTGTCAGAATATTTGAAAAGGTCAATCTTGAGCTGCCTCTGGCTACCCGGCTATTGATCAGTTTCAATAATTTTTTCCATAATTACTGGTATCTGGGGTTGGCTGGCCTGATTTTTGCTGTTTATTTGTTCAAGAACTATCTGGCCACTTCCCAGGGGCGGTACCAGTGGGACCGCATAAAACTGAAATTACCCCTTGTTGGCCCGATTGTCCTGCGGGCGGCCATGGCAAAATTTGCAAGAGTGTTCGGGAATCTGCAGCGCGCCGGGGTTCCCATTCTGGATGCCCTTATGGTGTCTTCCCGGGTAGTGGATAACGCCGTCATCGCGCAGGTGATTG contains:
- a CDS encoding type II secretion system F family protein: MANFQYKARDKMGSLISGEMEALSREMVGQELGRQGQFPVSIQEIKSRQGESKGFNINVDEFFSRIKIDDMVLFSRQMATLFRAGIPLMGILSALSEQIENPKFKRVLEEMHRGIQDGLALSEVMSRHPTVFSELYVSMIRAGEEGGIMDEILQRVADLLEKQSQNEAKVRSALRYPKFVLMAMAAALVVLMIYVVPVFVRIFEKVNLELPLATRLLISFNNFFHNYWYLGLAGLIFAVYLFKNYLATSQGRYQWDRIKLKLPLVGPIVLRAAMAKFARVFGNLQRAGVPILDALMVSSRVVDNAVIAQVIEKLRDSVQEGLGLAAPLKSSGWVPVMVVQMVAAGEDSGLLDEMLVKVADYYDEEVERAVSSLSSSIEPILIVCIGGMVLFVALAIFMPMWDMSQMARTRG